The following are encoded together in the Microcoleus sp. FACHB-68 genome:
- the psb29 gene encoding photosystem II biogenesis protein Psp29, which yields MNNVRTVSDTKRSFYNLHTRPINSIYRRVVEELMVEMHLLSVNVDFRYDPIYALGVVSSFDRFMQGYIPEQDKPSIFNAICQALEDDPQRYQHDAQRLQEFTSRLSPSELVAWLSQSSMPAEAGDLQEHLQGIAHNSHFKYSRLFAIGLFTLLELASPDLVKDDKQRVEAQQKICDALHLPADKLQKDLELYRSNLEKMAQARIVLADVLSADRKKREQRAQAKNTVAAPPNGSSEFKL from the coding sequence GTGAATAACGTTCGCACTGTTTCAGATACCAAGCGATCTTTCTACAATCTTCACACCCGTCCGATCAACTCAATTTATCGTCGGGTGGTTGAAGAACTCATGGTGGAAATGCACTTGCTTTCCGTCAATGTAGACTTTCGCTATGATCCCATCTACGCCCTCGGCGTTGTTTCATCCTTTGACCGATTCATGCAAGGGTACATACCCGAACAAGACAAACCCTCCATTTTTAATGCCATCTGTCAAGCCTTAGAAGACGATCCGCAAAGATATCAACACGACGCCCAGCGCTTACAAGAATTCACTTCTCGCCTGTCGCCAAGTGAATTAGTGGCTTGGTTGAGTCAATCATCGATGCCGGCAGAAGCAGGTGACTTACAAGAGCATCTGCAAGGGATCGCCCACAATTCCCACTTTAAGTACAGCCGTCTATTTGCTATTGGGTTATTCACCCTCCTAGAACTGGCTAGCCCAGATTTGGTGAAAGACGACAAACAGCGGGTTGAGGCACAGCAAAAAATCTGTGACGCCCTACATCTGCCGGCAGACAAATTACAGAAAGATTTAGAACTGTACCGCAGTAATTTGGAAAAAATGGCCCAGGCACGGATTGTCCTGGCGGATGTCCTTAGCGCGGATCGGAAAAAACGGGAACAGCGTGCTCAAGCTAAAAACACCGTAGCGGCTCCCCCTAATGGTTCTAGCGAGTTTAAACTTTAA
- a CDS encoding cation:proton antiporter, whose product MEHLSEVLKEPIVPFAILLVVILTVPIVFERFRIPGLVGLLAAGVLLGQNGLKLLDTDLPTMKLLSDIGLLYLMFVAGLEVDIHQFRKKKDRSIGFGSLTFIVPLIAGTVVGRVFGFGWNASILIGSLLASHTLLAYPIVSRLGVVANEAVIVTIGATIFTDVGALLVLAVCVAVKAGSFTVFQLVTLLVSLLIYSAVVLFGFDWAGREFFRRTGDEEGNQFLFVLLAVFLASLGAQLIGVEKIIGAFLAGLAVNDVVGEGPVKEKVVFVGSVLFIPIFFVDLGLLIDVPAFIKSILSVWMPLTIVGALIGSKFLAAFFASLIYRYNRQEMLTMWSLSLPQVGATLAATLVGVRAGLLTEDVLNSVIVLMLATATLGPVITSRVAPGLSTTTQSLETEPIPQTWGTQVADTDFTVVVPVYNPQTEQYLVEMAAILARHEAGRIVPLAITTAHAHMDAPQIETAIERCQTLLNRATELGGEMGVKAEPLLRIDYAIDHGISHASREQNANLIVMGWGKQPGFRTRLLGSVIDSVLSSSHCPVAVTRLLDSPLKIRRILVPIESLSDRAMQALRFARILAEANQAQITLLHVCDRRTPASKKAWIESQLSLLVSKWVSLAKVELDIQVIPHADVVKAILNAAESVDLVVWRSQRYRTAAGLAVSDVTTQMLRQLTCSLVMFGEPQRVNTDIVLNSVPKNKNVSG is encoded by the coding sequence ATGGAACATCTCTCAGAAGTTCTTAAGGAACCGATAGTTCCTTTTGCGATTTTGCTGGTGGTCATCTTGACCGTGCCGATTGTCTTCGAGCGATTCCGAATTCCAGGATTAGTCGGTTTGCTAGCCGCTGGCGTGCTACTTGGCCAGAATGGATTGAAGCTACTCGATACTGATTTACCGACGATGAAACTGCTATCAGACATTGGGTTGCTTTACCTGATGTTTGTGGCAGGGCTAGAAGTGGATATCCATCAGTTTCGTAAAAAAAAGGATCGCTCTATTGGATTTGGCAGCTTAACCTTCATCGTTCCTTTGATTGCTGGGACAGTCGTTGGGAGAGTTTTTGGCTTTGGGTGGAATGCTTCAATTTTAATCGGTTCCCTGCTAGCTTCTCACACCCTTTTGGCTTATCCCATTGTCAGCCGCCTGGGAGTTGTGGCCAACGAAGCCGTCATCGTTACCATCGGTGCAACCATTTTTACTGATGTTGGCGCTTTGCTCGTCTTAGCCGTTTGTGTGGCGGTTAAGGCAGGTAGCTTTACTGTTTTCCAACTGGTTACGCTCTTAGTATCATTACTTATTTACTCTGCGGTCGTCCTTTTTGGCTTTGACTGGGCGGGGCGAGAATTTTTTCGCCGCACCGGCGATGAGGAGGGCAACCAGTTTTTGTTCGTCCTCTTAGCGGTATTTCTGGCATCGCTGGGAGCGCAATTAATCGGTGTTGAAAAGATTATTGGAGCTTTCTTGGCCGGTCTTGCAGTAAATGATGTGGTGGGCGAAGGGCCTGTCAAGGAAAAGGTGGTTTTTGTTGGGAGTGTGCTGTTCATTCCCATTTTCTTTGTGGATTTGGGGCTACTGATTGATGTGCCGGCCTTTATCAAAAGCATTCTCTCGGTTTGGATGCCGCTGACGATTGTCGGAGCTTTAATAGGCAGCAAATTTTTAGCGGCGTTTTTCGCCTCTTTAATTTACCGCTACAACCGGCAAGAGATGCTAACAATGTGGTCACTGTCGTTGCCGCAAGTGGGTGCAACTCTGGCAGCAACGCTGGTGGGCGTTCGGGCGGGACTGCTGACTGAAGATGTCTTAAATAGCGTGATTGTCTTGATGCTGGCCACGGCCACTCTAGGGCCGGTGATTACCAGTCGGGTTGCTCCAGGGCTAAGTACAACTACTCAAAGTCTGGAGACTGAACCAATCCCCCAAACTTGGGGAACTCAGGTGGCAGACACGGACTTTACAGTCGTCGTTCCAGTCTACAATCCCCAGACAGAGCAGTATTTGGTTGAGATGGCGGCGATATTGGCACGGCATGAAGCAGGGCGGATTGTGCCCTTGGCAATTACTACCGCTCACGCTCACATGGATGCTCCCCAAATAGAAACCGCTATTGAGCGATGCCAGACGCTACTGAATCGGGCCACAGAACTGGGTGGAGAAATGGGCGTCAAGGCAGAACCGCTATTGAGAATTGATTATGCGATTGATCACGGGATTAGCCATGCCAGCCGAGAGCAAAATGCCAATTTAATTGTGATGGGTTGGGGTAAACAACCTGGATTTCGCACTCGTTTGTTAGGCAGTGTGATTGATAGTGTGCTCTCTTCCTCTCACTGTCCGGTAGCTGTGACGCGCCTACTCGATTCGCCACTAAAAATTCGGCGGATTTTGGTGCCGATAGAAAGCTTGAGTGATCGAGCTATGCAAGCGTTACGGTTCGCTCGAATTCTGGCTGAGGCTAATCAGGCGCAAATTACTTTGTTACACGTATGTGATCGCCGAACTCCTGCTAGCAAGAAAGCCTGGATCGAGTCGCAACTGTCTCTACTGGTTAGTAAATGGGTAAGTCTTGCTAAGGTGGAGCTTGATATTCAAGTTATCCCCCACGCGGATGTGGTCAAAGCGATTCTCAACGCTGCTGAGTCTGTGGATTTGGTGGTTTGGCGTTCGCAGCGCTATCGCACGGCGGCGGGATTGGCGGTCAGTGATGTGACGACTCAGATGCTCAGGCAATTAACCTGCTCTTTAGTAATGTTTGGAGAGCCGCAGCGGGTTAATACCGACATCGTGTTAAATTCTGTACCAAAAAATAAGAACGTTAGTGGTTAA
- a CDS encoding NAD(P)H dehydrogenase subunit NdhS — MILPGSAVRVKNANDIYYAFQGQVQRVSDGKAAVLFEGGNWDKLVTFRLSELELVDATAGRQKAK; from the coding sequence ATGATTCTGCCCGGTTCAGCAGTGCGCGTGAAGAATGCCAACGATATTTATTACGCTTTTCAAGGACAAGTGCAACGAGTGAGTGATGGCAAGGCAGCTGTGCTGTTTGAGGGAGGTAACTGGGATAAATTAGTAACCTTCCGACTTTCAGAATTGGAATTGGTAGACGCCACAGCAGGCCGCCAGAAAGCCAAATAG
- a CDS encoding STAS domain-containing protein encodes MIHIEQKTHTTQDGTTVIVLAPTGRLDITTAWQFRLKLQECISKLSRHIVVNLGQVNFIDSSGLTSLVAGMRDADKVKGSFRICNVHPEAKLVFEVTMMDSVFEIFETEEDALEGVPRNSVAS; translated from the coding sequence GTGATTCATATAGAGCAAAAAACACACACGACCCAGGACGGCACAACAGTCATTGTCTTGGCACCGACAGGGCGCTTAGACATCACGACGGCCTGGCAATTCCGCTTAAAGTTGCAAGAGTGTATTTCAAAACTCAGCCGCCATATAGTTGTGAATTTGGGTCAAGTAAATTTCATTGATAGTTCTGGTTTAACGTCCCTGGTGGCCGGTATGCGCGATGCCGACAAAGTCAAAGGCAGTTTCCGGATTTGTAATGTCCATCCAGAGGCCAAACTGGTATTTGAAGTCACCATGATGGATTCTGTCTTTGAAATTTTTGAAACGGAAGAAGACGCACTGGAAGGAGTGCCTCGTAATTCCGTAGCGAGTTAA
- the hemF gene encoding oxygen-dependent coproporphyrinogen oxidase: MTAFSTSEATASQFLPPADSQSRISQFMKQLQDEICQGLEQVDGTGTFQEDSWERPEGGGGRSRVMREGAVFEQGGVNFSEVWGSHLPPSILAQRPEAAGHPFYATGTSMVLHPRSPYIPTVHLNYRYFEAGPVWWFGGGADLTPYYPFAEDAAHFHNTFKQACDRHHGEYYSVFKRWCDEYFYLKHRQEMRGVGGIFFDYQDGQGHLYRGPDANGPAAEHSNHIGMPAQRTWEDLFAFVQSCGRAFLPAYTPIVERRRSMEYGDRERNFQLYRRGRYVEFNLVYDRGTIFGLQTNGRTESILMSLPPLVRWEYGYQPEPNTPEAELYEIFLKPQDWANWTPDALNG, encoded by the coding sequence ATGACTGCTTTTTCCACCTCCGAGGCTACCGCATCCCAATTTTTGCCCCCAGCTGATTCCCAATCCCGAATCAGCCAGTTTATGAAACAGCTACAAGATGAAATCTGTCAGGGTTTGGAACAGGTGGATGGCACCGGCACGTTTCAAGAGGATTCGTGGGAACGCCCAGAAGGCGGCGGCGGTCGTTCTCGCGTTATGCGCGAGGGGGCGGTTTTCGAGCAGGGCGGTGTTAATTTTTCTGAAGTTTGGGGTTCTCATCTGCCGCCTTCGATTTTGGCGCAGCGCCCAGAGGCAGCCGGCCACCCATTCTACGCCACCGGCACGTCAATGGTATTACACCCGCGTAGTCCCTACATCCCGACCGTCCACCTCAACTATCGCTACTTTGAGGCTGGGCCGGTGTGGTGGTTTGGCGGTGGAGCAGATTTGACGCCTTACTATCCTTTTGCCGAAGATGCGGCCCATTTCCACAACACGTTTAAGCAAGCTTGCGACCGGCATCACGGGGAATATTACTCGGTGTTTAAGCGCTGGTGTGATGAATATTTCTACTTAAAGCACCGGCAAGAAATGCGGGGCGTTGGCGGCATCTTTTTTGACTACCAAGATGGCCAAGGACATCTGTATCGTGGCCCTGATGCGAATGGCCCAGCAGCGGAACACAGCAATCACATCGGGATGCCGGCCCAGCGCACTTGGGAAGACTTGTTTGCTTTTGTGCAATCCTGTGGTCGGGCATTTTTACCGGCTTATACGCCGATTGTAGAGCGGCGACGGTCGATGGAATATGGGGATCGCGAACGCAATTTCCAGCTATACCGACGGGGCCGGTATGTTGAATTTAACCTTGTCTACGATCGGGGTACCATCTTTGGCTTGCAAACCAACGGACGCACCGAATCGATTTTGATGTCTTTGCCGCCCTTGGTGCGTTGGGAATATGGCTATCAACCTGAACCCAACACCCCGGAAGCCGAACTCTATGAAATCTTCTTAAAGCCTCAAGATTGGGCAAACTGGACGCCCGATGCTTTGAATGGTTAG
- a CDS encoding Mrp/NBP35 family ATP-binding protein, with the protein MSEMLDSSAVLEVLRPVQDPELRKSLVELNMIRNVKIDGGKVSFTLVLTTPACPLREFIVEDCQKAVKQLPGVQDVVVDVTAETPQQKGVPDRQGIAGVKNILAISSGKGGVGKSTVAVNVAVALAQAGAKVGLIDADIYGPNAPTMLGLADAKVTVRNGGQGEVLEPAFNYGVKLVSMGFLIDKDQPVIWRGPMLNGIIRQFLYQVQWGELDYLIVDMPPGTGDAQLTLTQAVPMAGAVIVTTPQNVALLDSRKGLKMFQQMGVPVLGIVENMSYFIPPDMPDRQYDIFGSGGGEKTSKELGVPLLGCVPLEITLREGGDAGIPVVLSDPDSASAKALRAIAERIAGKVSVAALA; encoded by the coding sequence ATGTCCGAGATGCTTGATTCGAGTGCGGTTTTAGAAGTGTTACGACCTGTGCAAGACCCCGAACTCCGCAAGAGTTTGGTGGAATTAAACATGATTCGCAATGTCAAGATCGACGGTGGCAAGGTCAGTTTTACTTTGGTGCTAACGACACCGGCTTGTCCGTTGCGAGAATTTATTGTGGAGGACTGCCAAAAGGCAGTTAAGCAGTTACCGGGCGTTCAGGATGTCGTGGTAGATGTCACGGCTGAAACTCCCCAGCAGAAAGGAGTGCCTGACCGGCAGGGAATTGCCGGTGTTAAAAATATCTTGGCCATTTCTAGCGGCAAGGGCGGCGTTGGCAAGAGTACCGTGGCGGTGAATGTGGCGGTGGCGTTAGCACAAGCCGGTGCCAAAGTCGGTCTGATTGATGCTGACATCTATGGGCCAAATGCTCCCACCATGTTAGGACTCGCGGATGCCAAAGTCACGGTTCGCAATGGTGGGCAAGGGGAAGTGCTCGAACCGGCCTTTAATTACGGCGTCAAGCTGGTTTCGATGGGCTTTTTAATTGACAAAGACCAGCCGGTGATTTGGCGCGGCCCGATGCTCAACGGCATCATTCGCCAGTTTCTTTATCAAGTGCAGTGGGGAGAGTTAGACTATCTGATTGTGGATATGCCCCCCGGCACCGGCGACGCCCAGTTAACCTTAACGCAAGCCGTACCGATGGCCGGGGCTGTTATTGTCACGACTCCGCAAAATGTGGCGCTATTAGATTCGCGCAAAGGTTTGAAGATGTTCCAACAGATGGGCGTGCCGGTGTTGGGAATTGTGGAAAACATGAGCTATTTCATTCCCCCCGATATGCCTGACCGGCAGTATGACATCTTTGGATCTGGCGGCGGCGAGAAAACTTCTAAAGAACTGGGAGTGCCCCTGCTGGGCTGTGTCCCCCTAGAAATTACCCTGCGAGAAGGTGGCGATGCCGGCATCCCGGTGGTCCTATCCGACCCGGATTCTGCCTCGGCCAAGGCTTTGCGAGCCATAGCTGAAAGAATTGCCGGTAAAGTTTCTGTAGCAGCTTTAGCGTAG
- a CDS encoding VOC family protein produces the protein MDFQCQSALVTLATPSLETLVQFYRQLLAQAPHPYIPNVYAEFQLPGLRLGIFKPKESHFSEFVNTYNSCFSLCLEVNDLEATISHLSALGYPPAGDILTASHGREIYAYDPVGNRLILHESVKFSPI, from the coding sequence ATGGATTTTCAATGTCAGAGTGCGCTCGTTACCCTTGCCACTCCCAGTTTAGAAACGTTAGTGCAATTTTACCGGCAATTACTTGCTCAAGCACCACACCCCTACATTCCGAATGTATACGCCGAGTTTCAACTTCCGGGATTGCGATTGGGGATTTTTAAACCGAAAGAATCACACTTTTCAGAATTTGTCAATACTTATAACAGTTGTTTTAGTTTGTGTTTAGAAGTTAATGACTTAGAAGCAACAATTTCTCATTTATCCGCTTTGGGATATCCGCCGGCTGGAGACATTTTAACGGCTTCCCACGGCAGAGAAATTTACGCTTACGATCCCGTTGGAAATCGTTTAATTCTTCACGAATCTGTAAAATTTTCCCCGATTTAA
- a CDS encoding glycosyltransferase family 39 protein, protein MTRKFKFLIIVLLLLGIFFRFLNLDRKFYWYDETFTSLRISGYTETEVVQRVANGELISIPELQKYQRPNSEKGVIDTIQGLAAEEPQLTPLYFVMAQFWARTFGHSVAAIRSLSALISLLVFPSIYWLCLELFKSSMVGSLAMALIAVSPFHVLYAQEARPYSLWTVTILISSASLLRAMRLKRASSWVIYGITVAVGLYSHLLLILVMIAHGFYVVVTERWRWNKTITSFILASSGALLSFLPWMAVVINNSTEVYARTNWSYLKISWISLFNNWIINIVRGYFDFGSTRESVGAYFIPISVLIFILLILIVFSVYFLTKQTSKNVFLFIFTLILIPGLAIIIPDLIGGGVRSTKSRYLIPSYLGIRLAITYLLTSKVLFPEAKSRQHKLWKIITVVLISSGILSCAISSQSDTWWNKEWGGQNPQIARTINRSLKPLVISNLSDASIGNVFSLSYLLDSKAQFQLVVKSNIPEIPQGFSDIFIYGLYKNNRENLSKKLGVKLENIYSNKNAGIGLWKLVK, encoded by the coding sequence ATGACAAGAAAATTCAAATTTTTAATCATCGTCCTACTACTACTAGGAATATTTTTTCGATTTTTAAATCTAGATCGAAAATTCTACTGGTATGATGAAACCTTTACCTCATTACGCATTTCTGGCTATACAGAAACAGAAGTGGTTCAGCGGGTTGCTAACGGCGAGTTAATTAGCATCCCAGAATTACAGAAATATCAACGCCCCAATTCAGAAAAAGGCGTCATTGATACGATTCAAGGATTAGCGGCGGAAGAACCCCAGCTGACGCCTTTGTATTTTGTCATGGCACAATTTTGGGCGCGGACTTTTGGCCATTCTGTGGCAGCCATCAGAAGTTTATCCGCCTTGATTAGTTTGCTAGTTTTTCCTAGTATCTACTGGCTTTGCCTAGAACTCTTTAAATCATCCATGGTTGGCTCGCTAGCTATGGCATTGATAGCCGTTTCTCCCTTCCATGTACTGTACGCTCAGGAAGCGCGACCCTATAGTTTGTGGACGGTAACGATCTTAATATCGAGCGCTTCTCTTTTACGAGCGATGCGGCTCAAACGAGCAAGCAGTTGGGTTATTTATGGAATAACTGTTGCCGTAGGGCTTTACTCTCATCTTTTGTTAATTTTAGTTATGATAGCGCATGGATTTTATGTAGTTGTCACCGAACGCTGGCGCTGGAACAAAACGATAACTTCTTTCATATTGGCTTCATCTGGTGCACTGTTAAGTTTCCTTCCCTGGATGGCGGTCGTGATTAATAACTCTACTGAAGTTTATGCTCGAACAAATTGGTCTTATTTAAAAATTAGCTGGATATCCTTATTTAATAACTGGATTATTAATATTGTCAGAGGCTATTTTGATTTTGGCTCAACTAGGGAGTCTGTTGGAGCGTATTTTATACCTATTAGTGTTCTGATATTTATTTTATTAATACTCATTGTATTCTCAGTTTACTTTTTAACAAAACAAACAAGTAAAAATGTTTTCTTATTTATTTTTACCTTAATTTTAATTCCTGGTTTAGCCATAATTATACCAGATTTAATTGGCGGAGGAGTGCGCTCAACCAAAAGCCGATATTTGATTCCATCTTATCTAGGTATTCGGTTAGCAATTACTTATCTTTTAACCAGTAAAGTCCTCTTCCCTGAAGCCAAAAGCCGACAACATAAGCTGTGGAAAATTATTACTGTCGTGCTAATATCTAGTGGCATCCTATCTTGCGCCATTAGCTCACAATCAGATACTTGGTGGAATAAAGAATGGGGCGGACAAAACCCACAAATCGCTCGCACTATTAACCGTTCCCTTAAACCGCTAGTCATTAGCAATCTTTCTGATGCTAGTATTGGTAATGTATTTTCTCTGAGTTACCTGCTAGACTCTAAAGCTCAATTTCAATTGGTTGTGAAATCAAATATTCCTGAGATTCCTCAGGGGTTTAGCGATATATTTATATACGGGTTATATAAAAACAATCGAGAAAACCTTAGTAAAAAACTAGGGGTTAAGTTAGAAAATATCTACTCGAATAAAAATGCCGGCATCGGTCTTTGGAAATTGGTTAAGTAA
- a CDS encoding chromophore lyase CpcT/CpeT, which translates to MVANGCHAMFGYFTPFMTFSPELTALARYLAGEFDNQAQAFAEPAWYVHLRLWQRPVPANLFSEDSITLFAEQANIVSLDRPYRQRVMQLQSVGSGSQTQLQVRYYMLKDPTAFQGCGRNRDLLSRLTPAELEFLPGCTLSVTQQPLAAGGYHFGASLPPDARCCFTYQGETRQVSLGFEATPTQLLTYDKGIDPATGKALWGAIIGPFRFTKSQDFSDELPL; encoded by the coding sequence ATGGTGGCTAATGGCTGCCATGCGATGTTCGGTTATTTCACCCCATTTATGACGTTCTCTCCCGAACTTACCGCTCTGGCGCGTTATCTCGCTGGTGAATTTGACAATCAAGCTCAAGCGTTTGCAGAACCGGCTTGGTATGTCCACCTGCGCCTATGGCAGCGTCCGGTGCCCGCAAACTTATTTTCCGAAGACTCTATCACTTTATTTGCAGAACAGGCGAATATAGTCAGCTTAGATCGTCCCTATCGCCAGCGAGTGATGCAGTTGCAGTCTGTCGGGAGTGGTTCCCAGACCCAACTGCAAGTGCGGTACTATATGCTCAAAGACCCCACTGCCTTTCAAGGATGCGGTCGCAACCGAGACTTATTGAGCCGGCTGACACCGGCAGAACTTGAATTTCTTCCGGGCTGCACGCTGAGTGTCACGCAACAGCCACTTGCTGCCGGTGGTTATCACTTTGGCGCATCCTTGCCTCCAGACGCCCGCTGCTGCTTTACCTATCAAGGAGAAACTCGCCAAGTATCCCTCGGCTTTGAGGCGACACCGACGCAATTGCTCACCTACGACAAAGGAATCGATCCAGCGACGGGTAAGGCTTTGTGGGGGGCGATTATAGGACCCTTTCGATTTACTAAATCCCAAGATTTTTCAGATGAGCTACCTCTTTAA
- a CDS encoding PEP-CTERM sorting domain-containing protein — translation MSFQRRFATVVATTALTGLICVPVQAANLFGSSVKFDKDTEVSFDFLESHGIYKSDFGVQQADGSFTSLLKEIQNADDTSGKSKDDWFGSCGISVNQCTSTFTFKAGIDYTFALQNYEKVKTTNGWGYSDTPGTVVHSTTTPQAVAYTKLSDTSYKLAWDDGYAGDRDTNDFIVKASWKKAASVPEPAALAGLVLVAGTLVISRRRKGVLRIPD, via the coding sequence ATGAGTTTCCAAAGACGCTTTGCCACTGTAGTCGCCACGACTGCGCTTACCGGCCTAATCTGTGTGCCGGTGCAAGCTGCCAACTTATTTGGCAGTAGCGTCAAGTTTGATAAGGATACGGAGGTGAGCTTTGACTTTTTGGAATCTCACGGGATATACAAGTCGGACTTTGGCGTGCAACAAGCCGATGGAAGCTTCACTTCCCTGCTTAAAGAAATCCAAAACGCTGATGACACCTCAGGTAAATCAAAAGATGATTGGTTTGGAAGTTGTGGGATTTCCGTTAACCAATGCACTTCTACCTTCACATTTAAGGCCGGCATAGATTACACCTTTGCCTTGCAAAACTATGAGAAGGTAAAAACCACCAATGGCTGGGGGTATAGCGACACGCCAGGTACAGTTGTTCACTCCACCACTACGCCACAAGCTGTCGCCTATACTAAGCTCTCTGACACTTCCTACAAACTGGCTTGGGATGATGGATACGCTGGTGATCGAGATACCAACGACTTCATTGTTAAAGCGTCATGGAAAAAAGCTGCATCTGTGCCTGAACCGGCAGCCTTAGCCGGTCTGGTTCTAGTCGCTGGAACATTGGTAATTTCTCGTAGGCGTAAAGGAGTTTTAAGAATTCCGGATTAG
- the rodA gene encoding rod shape-determining protein RodA, producing the protein MLAPWHQVDWLLFALAIGLTIFAGIMIRSTELNLGWTDWWQHWLVGGIGLLLAVIVARWPYEILIQWQWGIYAITNLSLLAVMFIGTTALGAQRWITIGGFNIQPSEFAKLGMIITLASLLHTRTASTIPSVFKTLAIAGVPWLLVFIQPDLGTSLVFGAITLGMLYWANANPGWLLLMVSPIFSAIIFSVCVPEWSDWGASIGYALLRSAPWLIWVSAMGVIGWLTLPWPLFGSLGAMVGNMLAGQLGHLLWGLLKDYQKDRLILFLDPDKDPLGGGYHLIQSRIAIGAGEFWGRGLYRGTQTQLNFIPEQHTDFIFSAIGEELGFVGCIAVLLVFWVICLRLVMIAQNAKDNFGSLLAIGVLSMLVFQVIVNIGMTIGLAPVTGIPLPWISYGRSALLTNFIALGLVESVANYRQRLRF; encoded by the coding sequence ATGCTCGCGCCTTGGCACCAGGTTGACTGGCTGCTGTTCGCCCTGGCTATTGGTCTCACCATATTTGCCGGGATTATGATCCGCAGCACTGAACTCAACCTGGGATGGACCGATTGGTGGCAGCACTGGCTTGTCGGCGGTATTGGTTTGCTCCTGGCTGTCATCGTGGCTCGCTGGCCCTACGAAATTTTGATTCAGTGGCAGTGGGGGATCTATGCCATCACCAATTTATCGCTGCTGGCGGTGATGTTTATTGGCACCACAGCCTTGGGGGCGCAACGGTGGATTACGATTGGCGGTTTTAATATTCAACCCTCTGAGTTTGCCAAATTAGGGATGATTATCACCTTGGCATCTCTGCTGCACACTCGAACGGCCTCAACCATTCCCTCTGTTTTCAAAACCTTGGCAATTGCTGGCGTGCCTTGGTTATTAGTGTTTATACAGCCGGATTTGGGAACATCCCTGGTGTTTGGCGCGATTACCCTGGGGATGCTTTATTGGGCAAATGCTAATCCGGGATGGTTGTTGCTGATGGTGTCCCCGATTTTTTCTGCAATTATCTTCAGTGTTTGTGTGCCGGAGTGGTCAGATTGGGGAGCATCTATCGGTTATGCGCTTTTGCGGAGTGCCCCTTGGTTGATTTGGGTCAGCGCAATGGGTGTGATCGGGTGGTTGACCCTACCGTGGCCACTGTTCGGTTCTTTAGGTGCGATGGTCGGCAATATGCTAGCCGGTCAGCTAGGGCACCTGTTGTGGGGATTGCTCAAAGATTACCAAAAAGATCGATTGATTCTATTTCTCGATCCGGATAAAGACCCCTTAGGCGGCGGCTACCACCTGATCCAATCTCGCATTGCTATCGGTGCCGGCGAATTTTGGGGGCGGGGACTCTATCGGGGAACGCAAACCCAACTTAATTTCATTCCCGAACAACATACAGATTTTATTTTCTCAGCCATTGGTGAAGAACTGGGGTTTGTGGGCTGCATCGCTGTGTTGCTCGTGTTCTGGGTGATTTGCCTGCGCTTGGTGATGATCGCCCAAAATGCTAAAGACAACTTTGGCTCGTTATTAGCCATCGGCGTGCTGTCAATGTTGGTGTTTCAGGTGATTGTCAACATTGGCATGACGATTGGCCTAGCGCCCGTTACCGGCATTCCCCTGCCTTGGATCAGTTACGGTCGCTCAGCATTACTAACGAACTTTATCGCGCTTGGGCTAGTGGAATCTGTGGCCAATTACCGGCAACGGCTGAGGTTTTAG